One window of Desulfobacca acetoxidans DSM 11109 genomic DNA carries:
- a CDS encoding type II toxin-antitoxin system HicB family antitoxin, which produces MGTQFVLSEYINLSMAQAVYDKLEDGTFTGRIPSCPGVLAFGTTLRQCEDELRSTLEDWILLGLKLGHKLPVIANINLNREARHDSMGAV; this is translated from the coding sequence ATGGGCACACAATTTGTCTTGAGTGAATATATCAACCTGTCAATGGCGCAGGCAGTCTACGACAAACTAGAAGATGGCACTTTCACCGGTCGAATTCCTTCTTGCCCTGGAGTCCTGGCATTCGGAACGACCTTGCGTCAATGTGAGGATGAATTACGCTCCACCCTGGAAGATTGGATTCTCTTAGGTCTTAAACTGGGGCATAAACTGCCGGTTATTGCAAACATCAATCTAAACCGGGAAGCCCGCCATGATTCAATGGGAGCCGTGTAA
- a CDS encoding VPLPA-CTERM sorting domain-containing protein — protein MKKILILLCAGLMVCFVASGALAYTATDTPVYKWKGAVNTGVLHHGASDPISSTNPGPFNTYGYDFIGGVLTIYTNWSPVFNKSIDAVATADLFIDFWYNGPGFDYAIGLDDGTNGTANRITNVYDVATNGYNNTQFYFAGQTSLQYGGSLDAAGAVDVPAIALGNVIGNVPVVWTTGIGNDPDNSVAITLGAVDNFTFFWASGTCGNGPIDGKVPLPGAMLLLGAGMARLVAYARRRRGE, from the coding sequence ATGAAAAAAATACTTATTCTGCTCTGCGCCGGCTTGATGGTCTGCTTCGTTGCCAGCGGGGCTTTGGCTTATACTGCTACCGATACACCGGTTTATAAATGGAAAGGGGCTGTTAACACCGGTGTACTGCATCACGGTGCCAGTGACCCCATTTCAAGTACTAATCCTGGTCCATTCAATACCTATGGCTATGATTTTATTGGTGGAGTTTTGACCATTTACACCAACTGGTCTCCGGTATTTAACAAGAGTATTGATGCAGTTGCGACCGCCGACCTCTTTATAGATTTTTGGTACAATGGTCCTGGTTTTGATTATGCCATTGGTCTGGATGACGGCACTAACGGGACTGCTAACCGGATTACCAACGTCTATGATGTGGCCACTAATGGGTATAATAATACTCAGTTTTATTTCGCCGGTCAGACAAGTTTGCAATACGGCGGTTCGCTGGATGCAGCCGGAGCCGTCGATGTCCCTGCAATTGCGTTGGGCAACGTAATTGGCAATGTTCCTGTTGTGTGGACAACTGGCATCGGAAACGATCCTGATAACAGTGTTGCCATTACCTTGGGCGCGGTTGATAACTTTACCTTCTTTTGGGCCTCCGGTACCTGCGGCAACGGTCCCATTGACGGCAAAGTCCCCCTCCCGGGCGCCATGTTGCTCTTAGGTGCCGGTATGGCCCGTCTGGTTGCCTACGCCCGGCGGCGGCGGGGTGAATAG
- a CDS encoding CpsD/CapB family tyrosine-protein kinase, with amino-acid sequence MSFIEKAVELAKSSRRQEEGSHRSELEKLLEQQPLSDLEEAPYPEEIKDIAYSLTKTVPIQMETMVRNRLITGGVNPEIQQSYKLLRTHILQKTHGQNHNVLMITSPMPEEGKTLTAINLAVSLSQELSQTVLLVDLDMRFPSISRYFGFTAERGLADYLEGKANIPELLVHPQGIDGLVILPAGRPTEWAAELIRSPRMLQLVPELKNFYPNRYVLFDLPPMLSFADALSFAPLVDGIILVVAARKTSRDDLKRCQEMLQGRPIIGYVFNKAEELKQSSYYRYYRSSDRPKRSWFFWTGNGKKQ; translated from the coding sequence GTGAGTTTTATTGAAAAAGCAGTTGAACTGGCAAAATCATCCCGTCGGCAGGAGGAAGGCAGTCACCGGAGTGAACTTGAAAAGCTCCTGGAACAGCAGCCGCTTTCTGATCTGGAAGAGGCCCCCTATCCTGAGGAAATTAAGGATATCGCCTATTCCTTAACCAAAACCGTGCCCATACAGATGGAAACCATGGTCCGCAACCGCCTGATTACCGGCGGCGTCAATCCTGAAATACAACAGAGTTACAAACTGTTGCGGACCCATATCTTACAGAAAACCCACGGTCAGAATCATAATGTCTTGATGATCACCAGTCCCATGCCGGAGGAAGGCAAGACCTTGACGGCTATCAATCTCGCCGTCAGTCTCTCCCAGGAACTTTCCCAGACAGTGTTGCTGGTAGATCTGGATATGCGATTTCCTTCCATATCCCGCTACTTCGGTTTTACGGCCGAGCGCGGCCTGGCGGATTATCTGGAGGGCAAGGCTAATATCCCCGAACTGCTGGTGCACCCCCAGGGTATCGACGGACTGGTGATCCTGCCAGCCGGGCGGCCGACGGAATGGGCGGCGGAATTGATCCGTTCACCTCGGATGCTGCAGTTGGTACCGGAACTAAAGAATTTTTATCCCAACCGCTATGTCCTGTTCGACCTGCCGCCGATGCTGTCTTTTGCCGATGCCTTATCGTTTGCCCCCCTGGTAGACGGAATCATTTTGGTGGTAGCAGCTAGAAAAACCTCGCGGGATGATCTGAAACGCTGCCAGGAGATGCTCCAGGGGAGGCCGATTATCGGCTATGTGTTCAATAAAGCTGAAGAATTGAAGCAATCCAGTTATTACCGCTATTACCGCTCCAGCGACAGACCCAAAAGATCCTGGTTTTTTTGGACGGGTAACGGGAAAAAGCAATAG
- a CDS encoding sugar transferase: MAVFFAAIPVLLLWHLHLGQSPQFFPAGRKITLLILLSVNLLVIYVSDLYDKYKDYRNIENISRIIFAVWVGMVLGGLAIRFTKDLYLDPNFIEWHALCFSGLLIFWRYLFSALALPQRLRRRMLIVGAGDSGQRILKTIQERPNSGLEPIGFVDDDPQKVGQRLKGIAVLGTSDTLTELIRRYNIEIVVVAIIREKSPKLLKTLSHLSFNHCELVDMPTMYEHLAKKIPLDYISDNWLFLHSIYRSKYYYRHVKRLMDLALAAAGLLLAAPLLPCIALAIKLDSPGTVFFRQQRQGQTGKSFSIFKFRTMRDAAPDQEPQWAVKGDPRITRVGWFLRKARLDEVPQLINVLKGEMSLIGPRAEWDVFAQMSLQEETRWRPGRRAGDPPGFMVPAGEVERVPFYGFRSVVKPGITGWAQVQFPMAGSSFEDLQEKLAYDLYYIKNISLFLDLAILLKTIRIVLIGRGK; the protein is encoded by the coding sequence GTGGCTGTCTTTTTCGCCGCCATCCCGGTTCTGCTGTTATGGCATTTACATTTAGGCCAGTCGCCGCAATTTTTTCCGGCCGGCCGGAAGATAACTTTGCTCATTCTCCTGAGCGTCAATCTTTTAGTGATCTACGTTTCCGATTTATACGACAAATATAAGGATTACCGGAATATTGAGAATATTTCCCGGATCATCTTTGCCGTTTGGGTCGGTATGGTGCTGGGCGGTCTGGCAATCCGCTTCACTAAGGACCTTTACCTCGATCCCAATTTTATCGAGTGGCATGCCCTGTGCTTTAGCGGGCTCCTGATCTTCTGGCGTTATCTGTTTTCTGCCCTGGCCCTGCCCCAGCGTTTACGGCGCCGAATGCTGATTGTCGGGGCTGGTGACTCCGGTCAACGGATTCTCAAGACAATTCAAGAGCGGCCGAACAGCGGTCTGGAACCCATCGGTTTTGTGGATGACGACCCTCAGAAAGTCGGCCAGCGCCTCAAAGGGATTGCGGTGTTAGGCACCTCCGATACTCTGACGGAGCTGATCAGGCGTTATAATATCGAAATCGTGGTGGTCGCCATCATTCGGGAAAAATCGCCGAAGCTCCTGAAAACCTTGAGCCATCTGTCGTTCAATCACTGCGAATTAGTTGATATGCCGACTATGTATGAACATTTAGCCAAGAAAATTCCCCTCGATTACATTTCTGACAACTGGCTGTTTCTGCATAGCATTTATCGGAGCAAATACTATTACCGCCATGTCAAGCGTCTCATGGACCTGGCCCTGGCTGCCGCTGGCCTGCTTCTGGCAGCACCGCTCTTGCCCTGCATTGCCCTGGCCATTAAGCTTGACAGCCCTGGGACAGTGTTTTTCCGGCAGCAGCGCCAGGGACAGACGGGAAAGTCGTTCAGCATTTTTAAGTTTCGGACCATGCGGGACGCTGCACCGGATCAGGAGCCGCAGTGGGCCGTGAAGGGCGATCCCCGGATAACTCGGGTGGGCTGGTTCCTGCGCAAAGCCCGCCTGGACGAGGTGCCACAGTTAATCAATGTCCTGAAAGGCGAAATGAGCCTGATCGGGCCCCGGGCGGAATGGGACGTATTCGCCCAGATGTCACTACAAGAAGAAACCAGATGGCGGCCTGGGCGCCGGGCCGGCGATCCGCCGGGCTTTATGGTGCCTGCCGGTGAAGTAGAACGGGTACCGTTCTATGGATTCCGCTCGGTGGTGAAACCGGGAATCACCGGCTGGGCCCAGGTGCAGTTCCCCATGGCTGGCTCTTCCTTCGAAGACTTGCAGGAGAAGTTGGCCTATGATCTTTATTACATTAAAAATATCAGTTTATTCCTGGACCTCGCCATCCTGCTGAAAACTATCCGGATTGTCCTGATCGGGAGGGGGAAGTGA
- a CDS encoding double zinc ribbon domain-containing protein encodes MTVCPKCHTVHGDEHRFCQRCGNPLVPEENVPPNYCSNCGTPYFPGQHFCTECGQRIKGTAESRPPRRPTVQDDLFYQPRPSRSRSQPTLTKKGFPKWTVGLVGLIIVAGAYFLWPQTSNRTPMVASPGTPVVSSPPVGRIDTLQREVERLAEKIRSAHMNKDMNLFISCYSPSYPDLGKLERETYETWKNFDFRTVSYNISNIRQFGPRHATADLVWNFQLYNNQTKAYELHRAVVNVTLEEIGGIWKIRESKDMGYS; translated from the coding sequence ATGACTGTCTGCCCCAAATGCCATACAGTTCACGGCGATGAGCATAGGTTCTGTCAACGCTGCGGCAACCCCCTGGTTCCAGAGGAAAATGTTCCCCCGAACTATTGCTCCAACTGCGGCACCCCTTATTTCCCCGGCCAACATTTCTGCACCGAGTGCGGGCAACGGATAAAAGGTACGGCCGAATCGCGGCCGCCAAGACGCCCTACCGTTCAGGACGATCTCTTTTACCAACCCCGACCGAGCCGCAGCCGTTCACAACCGACTTTAACCAAGAAAGGTTTCCCGAAGTGGACCGTCGGTCTGGTGGGATTGATCATAGTTGCCGGAGCCTATTTCCTCTGGCCCCAGACCTCGAACCGCACCCCCATGGTGGCGTCTCCGGGAACACCCGTTGTTTCTTCTCCACCCGTGGGACGCATTGATACCCTACAGCGGGAAGTGGAACGTCTAGCAGAAAAAATCAGGTCTGCCCACATGAACAAGGACATGAATCTATTTATCAGTTGCTACTCTCCCTCCTATCCTGACCTGGGAAAGTTGGAACGCGAAACTTACGAGACCTGGAAGAATTTTGATTTTAGAACTGTCAGTTATAATATCTCGAATATCCGCCAATTCGGGCCTCGCCACGCCACTGCGGATCTGGTCTGGAACTTTCAACTCTATAATAATCAGACCAAGGCCTATGAACTACATCGCGCCGTCGTCAATGTGACTCTCGAAGAGATCGGCGGTATTTGGAAGATTCGAGAAAGCAAAGATATGGGTTACTCCTGA
- a CDS encoding GumC family protein — MSEFTLFSALQAWRFRKWYFILPALIIPLAAVILAFQLPRVYESKSTILIEEQQIPPEYVRSTVTGYADQHVQVLTQQILSRTKLWEIVEKFNLYSKERQKDSREDILEKMRKDIIFQTISAEVQDKKKGRAAGTQSFTIAFSIAYRGEDPLTVQKVTGTLSSLYLEQNLKFREEQAQTTTKFLEAELKELRDRIDFLGGKIADFKEKNPGSLPELQPFNQTQVVNLENEVRRLDSEIQSAQNQKIYLEGLLGTAQVYRTETPDAALKDPRTRYHTLNEELKNLRAKFSEDHPDVQRLLKEKTQLEQFLKMRKSGDIQNQWKLAQLQADLAAKEGKYSEQHPDVKKLKNEIAQLMAEAQKGNPTLSDIDLANPAQMNIITQSQQLTNQINTLTQLRLKQQEKLASFRQRLEAAPKIEQEYLALQRDYQNAHAKYHEVMNKLMEARISEGMEQHQKGEKFTIIDPASYPEEPIKPKKLLIALAGLFLGLGCGLACMLGRENLDTSIKSVDELAGLTKVPPLAIIGNITTVYDLAQQRRRRYLILTAACLSVLVAILCFHFFYMDLWILMSKLERLANKI; from the coding sequence ATGAGTGAGTTTACACTGTTCTCGGCGCTGCAGGCCTGGCGGTTTCGGAAGTGGTATTTTATCCTACCTGCCCTGATTATTCCTCTGGCAGCGGTTATCCTTGCATTCCAACTGCCCCGGGTCTATGAGTCCAAGTCCACCATCCTGATTGAAGAACAACAGATACCGCCGGAGTATGTCCGCTCCACTGTCACCGGCTACGCCGACCAGCACGTCCAGGTTTTGACCCAGCAGATCTTGTCCCGAACCAAATTGTGGGAGATTGTAGAAAAATTCAACCTGTATTCCAAGGAGCGCCAAAAGGATAGTAGGGAAGATATCTTAGAGAAGATGCGCAAGGATATCATCTTCCAGACTATCAGTGCTGAGGTCCAGGACAAGAAAAAGGGCCGCGCCGCTGGCACTCAAAGTTTTACCATTGCCTTTAGTATCGCCTATCGGGGCGAGGATCCTCTCACCGTACAGAAAGTCACCGGCACCCTGAGTTCTTTGTACCTGGAACAGAACCTCAAATTCCGGGAAGAGCAGGCACAGACGACCACCAAGTTTTTAGAGGCGGAACTCAAGGAATTAAGGGATAGAATAGACTTCCTGGGCGGCAAAATCGCCGATTTCAAAGAGAAAAATCCAGGCTCCCTGCCCGAGCTGCAGCCGTTCAACCAGACTCAGGTGGTAAACCTGGAAAACGAGGTCCGACGGCTGGATAGTGAAATCCAGAGTGCCCAGAACCAGAAGATCTATCTGGAGGGGCTTCTCGGTACGGCACAGGTTTACCGCACGGAAACGCCGGACGCCGCTCTCAAGGACCCCCGAACCCGCTATCACACTTTAAACGAAGAATTAAAAAATCTGCGGGCCAAGTTTTCCGAGGATCATCCGGATGTCCAGCGCCTCCTCAAGGAGAAAACCCAGTTAGAGCAATTTTTAAAGATGCGCAAGAGCGGTGATATCCAAAATCAATGGAAGCTGGCCCAATTGCAGGCCGACCTGGCTGCCAAAGAAGGAAAATATTCCGAGCAGCACCCGGATGTGAAAAAACTGAAGAATGAAATCGCCCAACTGATGGCGGAGGCCCAGAAAGGTAATCCGACGCTTTCCGATATTGACCTGGCCAATCCGGCCCAGATGAACATCATCACGCAGAGCCAACAGCTTACCAATCAGATCAATACCCTGACGCAGCTCAGGCTGAAGCAGCAGGAAAAACTGGCCTCTTTCCGACAACGTCTGGAAGCCGCTCCTAAAATCGAACAGGAATATCTGGCCCTGCAGCGGGATTATCAAAACGCTCACGCCAAATACCACGAAGTGATGAACAAGTTAATGGAAGCCCGCATTTCCGAGGGTATGGAGCAGCATCAGAAGGGCGAAAAATTCACCATTATCGATCCGGCCTCTTATCCGGAGGAGCCGATCAAGCCGAAAAAATTGCTAATTGCGCTGGCCGGATTGTTTTTGGGCCTGGGGTGCGGTTTGGCCTGTATGCTCGGCCGGGAAAACCTCGACACCTCGATTAAAAGCGTAGATGAGTTGGCCGGACTCACCAAAGTGCCGCCTTTAGCAATCATTGGCAATATAACCACCGTCTATGACCTGGCCCAGCAGCGTCGGCGGCGTTACCTGATTCTGACGGCTGCCTGCCTGTCGGTTCTGGTGGCAATCCTCTGCTTTCACTTTTTTTATATGGACTTATGGATTTTGATGAGTAAATTAGAGCGGCTGGCGAATAAAATTTAA
- the rmuC gene encoding DNA recombination protein RmuC translates to MNPLADLIYSPLVPLAATFLIGALLGVLLHWWIGRQKIRQVQESIAARYDIDLAVMRERVATLDNQLTQAQDNLQQSQEKYQQLWEAKSDLEKSQAALETRIDAERKKHEETLRLIATAQQELTDAFKALAAEALASNNQSFLQLAKAVLEKFHQQAQSDLESRQKAIDGLVLPLKESLQQVDHKLQNLEKERLQAYAGLLEQVKLLSTAHTDLRAETAKLVNALKTPAVRGRWGEIQLRRVVEIAGMTPHVDFVEQASADTDTGKLRPDLIVHLPGRKNIVIDAKAPLQAYLNAAEDQADDQRQSWMKHHARLIREHISRLSSKNYWEQFHPTPEFVVMFLPGEMFFSAALEQQPDLIETGMSQRVIPASPTTLIALLRAVAYGWRQEQLAENAQEISNLGKQLYERLRTFIDYLDRLGGGLKTAIDSYNRAVGAFENRVLVTARKFPELGVLAGTELGVLNPVEKSPRQVSASEAAE, encoded by the coding sequence ATGAATCCGCTAGCCGATCTCATCTATTCACCCCTGGTGCCGCTTGCCGCCACTTTTCTCATCGGCGCCCTGCTGGGCGTCCTGTTGCACTGGTGGATCGGACGCCAGAAGATCAGGCAGGTTCAGGAGAGCATCGCGGCCCGGTATGACATCGACCTGGCCGTCATGCGCGAGCGGGTCGCAACCCTGGATAACCAATTAACCCAAGCCCAGGACAACCTCCAGCAATCCCAAGAAAAATACCAACAGCTTTGGGAGGCTAAGTCCGATCTGGAAAAGAGCCAGGCGGCCCTGGAGACCCGCATCGACGCAGAGCGGAAAAAACATGAAGAAACCTTGCGGTTAATCGCGACGGCGCAACAGGAGCTGACAGATGCTTTTAAGGCCCTGGCGGCTGAAGCGCTCGCCAGCAATAATCAATCATTTCTGCAGTTGGCCAAGGCCGTGTTGGAAAAATTTCACCAGCAGGCCCAAAGCGATCTCGAATCGCGCCAGAAGGCCATAGACGGCCTGGTCCTGCCGCTGAAAGAATCTTTGCAGCAGGTTGACCACAAACTGCAGAATTTGGAAAAAGAGAGACTGCAGGCTTATGCCGGCCTTTTGGAGCAGGTGAAATTGCTTTCGACAGCTCATACCGACCTGCGGGCCGAAACCGCCAAGTTGGTCAACGCCCTGAAAACCCCTGCCGTCAGAGGTCGTTGGGGTGAGATTCAGCTACGCCGGGTGGTGGAGATCGCCGGCATGACCCCCCATGTTGATTTTGTCGAACAGGCCTCAGCCGATACGGATACCGGCAAATTGCGCCCCGATCTGATCGTTCATCTGCCAGGGAGGAAGAATATCGTCATCGATGCCAAGGCCCCGCTCCAGGCTTATTTAAACGCCGCAGAAGATCAGGCTGATGATCAGCGTCAATCGTGGATGAAACACCACGCCCGATTGATCCGGGAACATATCAGCCGACTGAGTTCGAAAAACTATTGGGAACAGTTTCATCCGACTCCCGAGTTTGTCGTGATGTTTCTGCCGGGAGAGATGTTTTTCAGCGCCGCCCTGGAGCAACAGCCCGACCTGATCGAAACCGGAATGAGCCAACGAGTCATTCCCGCTTCACCCACTACCCTGATTGCCCTGCTGCGCGCCGTGGCCTATGGCTGGCGCCAGGAGCAGCTTGCCGAGAACGCCCAAGAAATAAGCAATCTCGGCAAACAGTTGTACGAACGGCTACGGACCTTCATTGACTACCTGGACCGATTGGGAGGAGGACTCAAAACTGCGATCGATTCATATAACCGCGCCGTCGGTGCTTTTGAGAACCGCGTCCTGGTCACCGCCCGCAAATTCCCCGAACTCGGCGTACTAGCGGGAACCGAACTCGGCGTTTTAAACCCGGTGGAGAAATCGCCGCGTCAGGTCTCCGCCAGCGAGGCGGCAGAATGA
- a CDS encoding exosortase C-terminal domain/associated protein EpsI, translated as MKNQELGKREQGTGCKIRMVDTFHQSPALWLTLGQVFMGLALLLALGYYLWPALVPLATRIANDDNYSSGLIIPLVIGYITYRKWPELRQPWRPSWWGLAVLTLGFGLFFLGAVLTIEYISQLSLVVLLAGVLWLLGGWQRVKQLSFPLLLLAMVIPLPQFFISKLTLRMQLASSQLAAEMLRLAGYPVALFGNVIDLGDRQLQVVAACSGLGYLFNALGLGVIFCYFFQRQAWKVVLLLLAMIPFAIVGNATRLACIGIWPIFEKGFWHASFGLSIFILGFDYLRGINWLLNYVSPMSTREEGKGKGEKDADLIHEMPIPNPESTLPGPRPRFSSYASLAAGLVLVLVISPFAVRGVQVTPVPLKQSFERFPMQLGPWEGRHVHVESSIVAATGADKVLNADFTNPAQGPVSLWIAYYENQRSRASVHSPMTCLIGSGWKTAHTEVFELAPGKPINFLILDQGGNRMAVYYWYFERGRWLASDYGHKLGIGLDRLRLGRADGALVRLTTPVTGDVGQAKARLDSFLHQLRPILPEFIKDDKRSEK; from the coding sequence GTGAAAAATCAGGAATTAGGGAAAAGGGAACAGGGAACAGGATGTAAAATACGTATGGTGGACACTTTTCACCAGTCCCCGGCCCTCTGGCTAACCCTGGGGCAGGTATTCATGGGTCTCGCCCTGTTATTGGCCCTCGGGTATTACCTCTGGCCCGCTCTGGTCCCCCTGGCTACCCGCATCGCCAATGACGACAATTACTCCTCAGGCTTAATCATCCCCTTAGTCATTGGCTATATTACGTATCGCAAGTGGCCGGAACTGCGCCAGCCCTGGCGGCCCTCCTGGTGGGGGCTGGCGGTCCTGACTCTCGGGTTCGGCCTGTTTTTCTTAGGCGCAGTGCTCACCATCGAATACATTTCGCAACTATCCCTGGTAGTGCTGTTGGCGGGCGTCTTGTGGCTGTTGGGCGGCTGGCAGCGGGTGAAGCAGTTGAGCTTCCCCCTCCTCCTGCTGGCCATGGTTATTCCCCTGCCCCAGTTCTTTATCAGCAAGTTGACGCTCCGGATGCAGCTGGCCTCCTCGCAACTGGCCGCTGAGATGCTCCGCCTCGCAGGATATCCGGTGGCCTTGTTCGGCAATGTCATCGACCTGGGAGACCGCCAACTACAGGTGGTAGCGGCCTGCAGCGGCCTGGGGTATCTCTTCAACGCCCTGGGGTTGGGAGTCATCTTCTGCTACTTCTTCCAACGGCAGGCCTGGAAGGTGGTTCTGCTGCTGCTCGCCATGATCCCCTTCGCCATCGTGGGCAATGCCACCCGCCTGGCCTGCATCGGCATCTGGCCGATTTTTGAGAAAGGCTTCTGGCATGCCAGCTTCGGCCTGAGTATCTTTATTCTAGGTTTTGACTATTTAAGGGGAATCAACTGGCTCTTGAACTATGTCAGCCCGATGTCAACCAGGGAAGAGGGAAAAGGAAAAGGGGAAAAGGATGCAGACCTGATTCATGAAATGCCAATCCCAAACCCCGAGTCTACGCTTCCAGGTCCTCGGCCGCGTTTTTCATCTTATGCCTCTCTGGCTGCCGGGTTGGTACTTGTCCTGGTGATCAGCCCCTTTGCCGTCAGAGGAGTGCAAGTAACGCCGGTGCCCTTGAAACAGAGTTTTGAGCGTTTTCCCATGCAGTTAGGCCCTTGGGAGGGACGGCACGTCCACGTTGAATCCTCCATAGTGGCTGCCACCGGTGCCGACAAGGTCCTGAACGCCGATTTTACGAATCCGGCTCAAGGTCCGGTCTCCCTCTGGATCGCCTATTATGAAAATCAAAGGTCCAGGGCCTCGGTCCACTCCCCTATGACCTGCCTCATCGGCAGCGGCTGGAAGACGGCACACACGGAAGTATTTGAGTTAGCGCCAGGAAAACCGATAAACTTTTTAATCCTGGATCAGGGCGGCAACCGGATGGCAGTATATTACTGGTATTTCGAGCGGGGCCGCTGGCTGGCCAGCGACTACGGCCACAAACTGGGCATCGGTCTCGATCGGCTCCGGCTCGGCCGGGCCGACGGCGCCTTGGTGCGATTGACCACCCCGGTAACCGGGGATGTGGGACAGGCCAAGGCCCGGTTGGATAGTTTCCTGCACCAATTACGTCCGATACTGCCAGAGTTTATAAAGGATGACAAAAGATCAGAGAAATAA
- a CDS encoding beta-ketoacyl-ACP synthase III, with amino-acid sequence MSSDPIGILGTGAYLPEPVLTNADLEKMVDTSDKWIMERTGIKERRVAAPEEDVATMGEAASRQALENAGIALEDLRYIIVGSNTPNYMFPATAIRIQHSLGLDNKLGAFDIQAGCSGFNYALHVAENLIKGNSGYALVVGVDANTRMLDFTDRTTCVLFGDGAGAVVIGPTDRSRLMASFVASRYNGRLYLENEFSHLNSPFLPKPPLTAHYLFMDGPDIFKFAVRAVQESIQRILQEAGMNREDIDYLIIHQANYRILETGARFAKVPMDKVYINVDRYGNTSAASIPIALHEALLEGKIQKGDKVLLVSFGAGVTWAATALEWLS; translated from the coding sequence GTGAGCAGCGATCCCATCGGCATTCTGGGCACCGGGGCGTATCTGCCCGAACCGGTGCTGACCAACGCAGATTTAGAAAAGATGGTGGATACCTCCGATAAATGGATCATGGAGCGCACCGGCATTAAAGAGCGTCGGGTTGCTGCCCCGGAAGAAGACGTGGCCACCATGGGCGAAGCGGCATCACGGCAGGCGCTGGAGAACGCCGGCATCGCCTTAGAGGACTTGCGGTATATTATCGTCGGCTCCAATACCCCTAATTATATGTTTCCCGCCACTGCTATCCGGATTCAACATAGTCTCGGTTTAGACAACAAGCTGGGCGCTTTCGACATCCAGGCCGGCTGCTCCGGTTTTAACTATGCCCTCCATGTAGCCGAAAACCTGATAAAAGGCAATAGCGGCTATGCCCTGGTGGTGGGTGTCGACGCCAATACCCGGATGCTGGACTTTACCGACCGCACCACCTGTGTGCTTTTTGGCGATGGCGCCGGAGCGGTGGTCATCGGGCCGACGGATCGAAGTCGCCTGATGGCGTCTTTTGTGGCGTCTCGTTATAATGGGCGGCTTTACCTGGAAAACGAATTCAGCCATTTAAATAGCCCATTTCTTCCCAAACCGCCGCTCACGGCTCATTACCTCTTTATGGACGGTCCTGATATCTTCAAGTTTGCCGTCAGGGCCGTACAAGAAAGCATCCAACGTATTCTGCAAGAGGCTGGGATGAATCGGGAAGACATTGACTATTTGATTATCCATCAGGCCAATTATCGCATATTGGAAACCGGCGCCAGGTTTGCCAAGGTGCCTATGGACAAGGTCTATATCAACGTTGACCGCTATGGCAATACCTCGGCGGCCTCTATTCCCATTGCTTTGCACGAAGCCTTGCTGGAGGGCAAAATCCAGAAGGGAGATAAAGTGCTTTTAGTCAGCTTCGGAGCCGGAGTGACGTGGGCGGCGACGGCGCTGGAGTGGCTGAGCTGA
- a CDS encoding SH3 domain-containing protein, with translation MTLSYSQVRCIAALGCCVFLTPVIGCMQKAVWTPPDEPRQAAPPSTPAPRVEYQILYVTATRLNLRACPGMDCPKIATLQRNQEVEKLAESQGWIQVRSRQDGVLGWVDSRYLGTAPVAETQAPPVIVEQPAPVKPVEVKPAEKPVEKTLKEKPTPEKPAAEKPAIKKPEEAKETPPKPKKVAPAEAAETERKEQPAPVKETPAEPEPTPTPPPAPAEPAPKRIRIM, from the coding sequence ATGACTCTTTCATATTCGCAGGTTCGATGTATTGCGGCCCTCGGGTGCTGCGTCTTTTTGACACCGGTGATCGGCTGTATGCAAAAAGCGGTCTGGACGCCGCCTGATGAACCCCGGCAAGCCGCTCCGCCTTCGACTCCCGCCCCGCGGGTGGAATACCAGATCCTGTATGTAACCGCCACCAGATTGAACCTGAGGGCCTGTCCGGGCATGGACTGCCCCAAGATCGCAACCCTGCAAAGGAACCAGGAGGTGGAAAAGTTGGCTGAAAGCCAGGGTTGGATTCAGGTTCGTTCCCGACAGGACGGCGTCCTGGGATGGGTGGACAGCCGCTACCTTGGTACTGCCCCGGTAGCGGAGACTCAGGCGCCTCCGGTGATAGTGGAACAGCCTGCTCCAGTCAAGCCGGTAGAGGTTAAACCCGCAGAAAAACCGGTCGAAAAAACCCTAAAGGAAAAGCCTACTCCAGAGAAACCAGCGGCGGAGAAACCGGCAATCAAGAAACCTGAAGAAGCCAAAGAGACGCCGCCCAAACCCAAGAAGGTTGCACCCGCCGAGGCCGCTGAAACAGAGCGCAAGGAACAGCCTGCACCTGTTAAAGAGACGCCAGCCGAGCCCGAACCCACTCCCACACCACCGCCAGCCCCGGCTGAACCGGCTCCCAAACGCATCAGAATTATGTAG